A region of Lepeophtheirus salmonis chromosome 13, UVic_Lsal_1.4, whole genome shotgun sequence DNA encodes the following proteins:
- the LOC121128105 gene encoding uncharacterized protein has product MSCEKGKSRTEGPKNLKLLGNEFGLWKNSRFAHTVSSLVGVNVCVETANDGTYEGILRTISRFLDVVLLDSHLVDEKNCEDIRADTLVEKRVFEAKDIVRLVALDVDLEYATKKAFQTDHQISGKSNGPMRELEEWKPEDGDCQELEGGLETSNNGWKPEEMFAKNEQNYGVKSTYKDNLEGYTCQLNSEGKDSAEYKQREAKAAEIARQIESNASSLSAVDLENGENENEEEAFSAVVRSASPPPSSQPQRVSNSYHRSNRESSSEEPSSSSNNSNKYIPPSRRGPKNTPPPSRSHNDRDNDNDFNHHHHNHHHHSHHHYAHGSNYNKGNQQEDKSQQQHYHNRHNNSNYNYSHRGDGKPRIAKTLSNPNNNKNSNHHHHNNNAIPNNTNNNNNNNSAANNNIVKNNKESPESKKKGSPVVTPSPELAVEKVEENEVIESSKRGPSPETKPRVHFSDQSPSNVALTTAASTAPSTTIPTTSSPSTKKSGLNPNAKEFVLNPNAKMFTSNLSRPPMSTTPSRPQTPATPVGTPATYTTQNFIPGYVHHIPTSTQPTRNRAQRDYPRPELTSPIQVAAATGSPLVPVSYPHHIPFQTQAAVAGTPHHHHQQHGVVMRMSGVLPHNFALAGASSLEPLNLGQSPGQQNQWTTAAVTTSQGPPPQQGNPQQPLTGTPPAPSHNPSPGPQVLFPLAMTQHQQHSQGNNQAPPVNSLAYTHHHHHHPSNAATFAATASHGSGHYPPNLLALPHTAVLSGHPPMIHPPMMPSQQGHVHGGVPLTTYIAPPTAVPGHQNHLLHSHLTQ; this is encoded by the exons ATGAGCTGCGAGAAAGGGAAATCTCGGACAGAAGGACCTAAGAATTTAAAACTCTTGGGTAATGAATTTGGTCTGTGGAAGAACTCCCGATTTGCTCACACAGTTTCGTCCCTGGTTGGTGTGAATGTTTGT GTGGAAACGGCGAATGATGGAACCTACGAGGGGATTCTTCGCACCATTTCCCGCTTCCTCGACGTTGTTCTCTTGGATTCTCATTTAGTGGACGAGAAGAATTGTGAGGATATTCGGGCGGATACTCTGGTGGAGAAGCGCGTGTTTGAGGCCAAGGATATTGTGCGCCTGGTTGCGTTGGACGTGGACTTGGAATATGCTACAAAAA AAGCTTTTCAAACAGACCATCAAATCTCGGGAAAATCCAATGGTCCAATGAGAGAATTGGAGGAATGGAAACCTGAAGACGGAGACTGCCAAGAATTAGAAGGAGGTCTGGAAACATCCAACAATGGTTGGAAACCCGAAGAAATGTTTGCCAAGAATGAGCAGAATTATGGTGTGAAAAGCacatataaagataatttagaAGGCTACACTTGTCAATTGAACTCCGAAGGGAAAGACTCTGCCGAGTATAA ACAGAGGGAAGCAAAGGCTGCCGAAATTGCCCGTCAAATTGAATCCAACGCTTCTTCCCTTTCCGCTGTCGACCTGGAAAACGGTGAGaatgaaaatgaagaagaagcTTTTTCAGCAGTAGTCCGCTCGGCTTCACCACCTCCTTCTTCCCAACCACAACGCGTATCCAATAGTTACCATAGATCGAATCGAGAATCTTCTTCTGAGGAGCCATCTTCTAGTAGTAACAACAGCAATAAGTATATTCCTCCTTCTAGGCGAGGACCTAAAAATACCCCACCCCCATCCAGAAGTCATAATGATAGAGATAATGATAACGATTTTAATCATCACCATCacaatcatcatcatcattctCACCATCATTACGCGCATGGATCCAACTATAATAAGGGGAACCAACAGGAAGATAAATCTCAGCAACAGCACTATCACAATCGACATAATAATTCGAATTACAATTACTCTCATCGAGGTGATGGTAAACCAAGAATCGCTAAAACTTTGAGCAATCcgaacaacaataaaaatagcaaTCATCACCATCATAACAATAATGCTATTCCGAACAAcacgaataataataataataataacagcgcCGCTAACAACAACATCGTCAAGAACAATAAAGAATCCCCTGAATCAAAGAAGAAAGGAAGTCCGGTAGTAACTCCCAGTCCAGAATTAGCCGTTGAAAAGGTAGAAGAAAACGAAGTTATTGAGAGTAGTAAACGCGGTCCTTCTCCTGAAACTAAGCCGAGAGTTCACTTTTCCGATCAATCTCCATCCAATGTGGCTTTGACAACAGCTGCTTCTACTGCTCCATCTACTACGATACCAACGACTTCCTCTCCATCGACTAAAAAGTCTGGTTTAAATCCCAACGCGAAGGAGTTTGTTCTAAATCCAAATGCCAAAATGTTCACGTCGAATTTGTCT cGACCTCCAATGTCTACTACGCCTTCGAGACCTCAAACCCCAGCAACTCCTGTTGGAACGCCAGCAACATATACAacacaaaattttattccaGGATATGTTCATCATATACCCACTTCAACACAGCCCACGCGAAATAGGGCTCAAAGAG ATTATCCTAGGCCAGAATTAACTTCCCCTATACAGGTAGCAGCTGCAACTGGCTCTCCACTTGTACCGGTATCCTACCCTCATCATATCCCCTTTCAGACGCAAGCTGCTGTCGCAGGAACACCTCACCACCATCATCAGCAACATGGTGTTGTTATGAGAATGAGTGGAGTTCTTCCGCACAACTTTGCTCTAGCTGGAGCTTCATCACTAGAACCTCTTAATCTAGGTCAATCACCTGGGCAACAAAATCAATGGACTACAGCGGCAGTTACTACAAGCCAAGGTCCTCCACCACAACAAGGAAATCCTCAACAGCCTCTAACGGGTACTCCGCCAGCTCCCAGTCACAACCCATCTCCCGGACCTCAGGTTCTATTTCCTCTGGCAATGACTCAACATCAGCAACATTCGCAAGGCAACAATCAGGCCCCTCCTGTTAATAGTTTAGCTTATAcacatcatcatcatcatcacccTTCCAATGCGGCGACATTTGCTGCCACGGCTTCCCATGGAAGTGGACATTATCCTCCCAATTTGCTTGCCTTGCCTCACACGGCTGTTTTATCTGGACACCCACCAATGATTCATCCTCCAATGATGCCGTCACAGCAGGGACATGTTCATGGAGGTGTCCCGCTCACTACCTACATTGCTCCTCCTACTGCTG TTCCTGGTCATCAAAATCACCTGTTGCACTCTCATCTTACACAATGA